One Ochotona princeps isolate mOchPri1 chromosome 29, mOchPri1.hap1, whole genome shotgun sequence genomic region harbors:
- the CFAP73 gene encoding cilia- and flagella-associated protein 73 codes for MLQPSMDHFPPALQLLEKRRELTDADQSLREHREEFQARMAALRQRQAELEQQEQALKESLARSDKFLQEVEARRSRALQRAARERHLAGCREAEALRLRDQLEKLRREHAQLQRRLQRLEPCARLLEKALEHLPEFQEVPELVARFDGLADTQAALRLTERERLAELNAARARLQRLQDAWQDELLGQGQRRAELQERLEAARERALQWESKWIRIQNTAAARTLLLGRTRMAALNLFQAVCQHQRQPPTLDMEDTEGQLEHVKLFILGLAATLAGVAQAEVQPLLAGSDPARWATGMEFMVPGFSFWLGE; via the exons atgctgcagcccagcatggACCATTTTCCGCCAGCGTTGCAACTCTTGGAAAAGAGACGGGAGTTGACGGATGCTGACCAGAGCCTGCGCGAGCATAGGGAG GAGTTCCAGGCCAGAATGGCAGCTCTGCGACAGCGCCAGGCTgagctggagcagcaggaacaggcGCTGAAGGAGTCCTTGGCGCGCTCCGACAAGTTCCTGCAG GAGGTTGAGGCCAGGCGCAGCCGCGCACTGCAGAGGGCGGCGCGGGAGCGGCACCTGGCGGGCTGCCGGGAGGCGGAGGCGCTGCGGCTGCGGGACCAGCTGGAGAAGCTGCGCAGGGAGCACGCGCAGCTGCAGCGCAGACTGCAGCGCCTGGAGCCCTGTGCACGCCTGCTGGAGAAAGCGCTGGAGCATCTGCCTGAG TTCCAGGAGGTCCCTGAGCTGGTGGCGCGCTTCGACGGCCTGGCCGACACGCAGGCGGCTCTGAGGCTCACAGAGCGCGAGCGGCTGGCAGAGCTGAATGCTGCCCGGGCGCGACTGCAGCGGCTGCAAGACGCCTGGCAGGACGagctgctggggcagggccagcggCGCGCAGAGCTGCAGGAGCGGCTAGAGGCAGCGCGGGAGCGCGCGCTGCAGTGG GAATCTAAGTGGATCCGGATCCAGAACACAGCGGCTGCAAGGACCTTGCTCCTCGGCCGCACCAGGATGGCGGCGCTCAACCTCTTCCAGGCTGTGTGTCAGCACCAGAGGCAACCTCCGACTCTGGACATGGAGGACACGGAGGGGCAGCTGGAGCAT GTGAAGCTGTTCATCCTGGGCCTTGCAGCCACGCTGGCTGGTGTTGCGCAGGCCGAGGTGCAGCCCCTGCTTGCTGGCTCCGACCCAG CAAGGTGGGCGACCGGCATGGAGTtcatggtgcctggcttcagcttctggcttggagaatga